One Phycisphaerae bacterium RAS2 DNA window includes the following coding sequences:
- the tagG_2 gene encoding Teichoic acid translocation permease protein TagG produces MTTLTALRPDRPTASAGRLGALWRYRELMGMLAWRDIRVRYKHSLLGAAWAVLPPVLMMGIFTFVFGTVSAIDPRGLTGHAGLPYSLFALAGLVPWTFFANALTAATGSLVVNRQLVTKIYFPREVFPLAAILSAAVDFLIALAVLGAYAAYLHLTGAWQLTFSAAMLALPLVLLVMLCFMVGLALLLAMANLFFRDVAFLFRSVIQLWMFVTCVVYQLDATAGWKRAVIQLNPMTPIIRGLRDCLLMGRWPFDAPFALAATISLATLAVGWTWFGRREARFAECI; encoded by the coding sequence GTGACGACCCTGACCGCCCTGCGACCCGACCGCCCCACCGCGTCCGCCGGCCGACTCGGCGCCCTGTGGCGCTATCGCGAACTCATGGGCATGCTGGCCTGGCGCGACATCCGCGTGCGCTACAAGCACTCGCTGCTCGGTGCGGCCTGGGCCGTGCTTCCGCCCGTCCTGATGATGGGTATTTTTACATTCGTCTTTGGTACCGTCTCGGCCATCGACCCGCGCGGCCTCACCGGCCACGCCGGCCTGCCCTATTCCCTTTTCGCCCTCGCAGGCCTCGTCCCGTGGACTTTCTTCGCCAACGCCCTGACCGCGGCCACCGGTTCGCTTGTTGTCAACCGCCAACTCGTTACAAAAATCTACTTCCCGCGTGAAGTCTTCCCCCTCGCCGCGATTTTGAGCGCCGCCGTCGATTTCCTCATCGCGCTGGCCGTGCTCGGCGCGTACGCCGCCTACCTGCACCTGACCGGTGCGTGGCAACTCACCTTCTCCGCCGCAATGCTGGCCCTGCCCCTTGTCCTGCTCGTGATGCTCTGCTTCATGGTCGGCCTTGCCCTGCTGCTCGCCATGGCCAATCTCTTCTTCCGCGACGTGGCGTTTCTCTTCCGCTCCGTCATTCAGCTCTGGATGTTCGTCACCTGCGTCGTCTATCAGCTCGACGCGACGGCCGGCTGGAAACGCGCCGTCATCCAGCTCAATCCCATGACGCCGATCATCCGCGGCCTGCGCGATTGCCTGCTCATGGGCCGCTGGCCGTTTGACGCCCCTTTCGCCCTCGCCGCCACGATCAGCCTTGCCACGCTCGCCGTCGGCTGGACCTGGTTCGGCCGCCGCGAGGCCCGGTTCGCCGAGTGCATTTGA
- a CDS encoding Radical SAM superfamily protein — MALRRVSNPQNPFISEAREWLECEPPDTKIEVYEEHAKSILSENDSPDIPFRWSINPYRGCHHACAYCYARPTHEYLGYGAGTDFDTKIVAKVNAAELLRKAFEKKSWQSESICFSGVTDCYQPQEAVYKLTRGCLEVCLAHRNPVSIITKGYLVIRDIDLLAELNRVAGARVYISLAFADDATARLIEPGAPPPSRRLEAIRQLKAAGLRVGVMCAPIIPGLNDTEMPELLRLAAEAGAKSAGYTALHLPGNAAAVFLERIKAALPLRAERIENRVREMRNGALNDSRFGNRMRGEGNYWHGIRQLFNVCAVKYGLRSAHRTTRSTAATKQDPSADLFTALPAPIVKPTIAGRTIQLRLFDE; from the coding sequence ATGGCTCTACGGCGCGTATCCAATCCACAGAATCCGTTTATCTCCGAGGCGCGGGAATGGCTCGAATGCGAGCCGCCCGATACAAAGATCGAGGTCTACGAGGAACACGCCAAATCGATCCTCTCCGAGAACGACAGCCCCGACATCCCCTTCCGCTGGTCGATCAATCCCTACCGCGGCTGCCACCACGCCTGCGCGTACTGCTACGCGCGGCCGACGCATGAGTACCTCGGTTACGGCGCGGGGACGGACTTCGACACGAAGATCGTCGCGAAGGTGAACGCGGCCGAACTGCTTCGCAAGGCGTTCGAGAAAAAAAGCTGGCAGAGCGAGTCGATCTGCTTCTCCGGGGTGACCGACTGCTACCAGCCGCAGGAGGCGGTTTACAAGCTCACGCGCGGCTGTCTCGAAGTCTGCCTCGCCCATCGCAATCCGGTGTCGATCATCACCAAGGGCTATCTCGTCATCCGGGATATCGATTTGCTGGCGGAACTCAATCGGGTCGCCGGCGCGAGAGTCTACATCAGTCTTGCGTTCGCCGATGACGCGACGGCGCGGCTGATTGAGCCGGGCGCTCCGCCTCCTTCTCGCCGCCTGGAAGCGATCCGGCAATTGAAGGCGGCGGGACTGCGCGTCGGCGTCATGTGCGCGCCGATCATCCCCGGGTTAAACGACACGGAGATGCCCGAATTGCTGCGGCTGGCGGCGGAGGCGGGCGCGAAGTCGGCGGGGTACACGGCCCTGCATCTGCCCGGCAATGCCGCGGCGGTCTTCCTGGAGCGGATCAAGGCCGCGTTGCCGCTGCGCGCCGAGCGCATCGAAAACCGCGTTCGAGAAATGCGAAACGGGGCCTTGAACGACTCACGCTTTGGCAATCGCATGCGCGGCGAAGGCAATTACTGGCACGGGATCCGGCAATTGTTCAACGTCTGCGCGGTGAAGTACGGCCTGCGATCCGCGCATCGAACGACCCGTTCGACCGCGGCGACCAAGCAGGATCCTTCGGCTGACCTGTTCACCGCCTTGCCCGCGCCGATCGTCAAGCCCACAATCGCCGGCCGCACGATACAATTGCGGCTGTTTGATGAATGA
- a CDS encoding Thermostable carboxypeptidase 1 translates to MSYSELIAVVKEANILSSIEGLLDWDSETVMPEKGLAARAEQLSLMAALAHARRTDPRVGDWLGQLEGKAADESQAANLREIRRGYDRAVKIPAELVRKIAHASTLAKDAWGKARAEKNFHAFAPHLSTLLDLKRQVAGAIGYAAEPYDALLDEYEPGMTTAQVADVFGALRGPLADFVKRLQNAPKRPDPAVLHRRFDRAAQERFARRMAEVVGFDFAAGRLDVSKHPFCSGSFPGDIRLTTRYYEDFFSPSVFGVLHESGHGLYEQGLPVEHAFTPLGQPVSLGIHESQSRMWENFVGRSRAFWEKFYPEAQAAFADSLRDVSLDQFHAAINVVQPSFIRVEADEVTYNLHIIVRFEMERGLVSGKLAVKDVPEAWNARMKEFLGITPPDDAQGCLQDIHWSMGAFGYFPTYALGNLYAAQLFDAAKKAIPDLDGNIRAGRLRPLLDWLRENIHRHGQRYRAADLVQRVTGKPPSIEPFLAYVREKFSPVYGL, encoded by the coding sequence ATGTCCTATTCCGAATTGATCGCCGTGGTAAAAGAAGCCAACATCCTGTCCTCCATCGAGGGGCTGCTCGACTGGGACAGCGAGACCGTCATGCCCGAGAAGGGCCTGGCTGCGCGAGCCGAGCAGCTTTCGCTGATGGCCGCGCTGGCGCACGCGCGGCGGACCGATCCGCGCGTCGGCGATTGGCTCGGCCAATTGGAAGGCAAAGCGGCGGACGAATCGCAGGCCGCGAACCTGCGGGAGATTCGCCGCGGCTACGATCGCGCGGTGAAGATTCCCGCCGAGCTGGTTCGCAAAATCGCGCACGCTTCGACGCTCGCGAAAGACGCCTGGGGCAAGGCCCGCGCCGAGAAGAATTTCCACGCCTTCGCCCCGCACCTCTCCACCCTGCTGGACCTCAAGCGGCAGGTCGCCGGCGCGATCGGCTACGCCGCCGAGCCGTACGACGCGTTGCTGGACGAATACGAGCCGGGCATGACCACGGCGCAGGTGGCGGATGTGTTCGGCGCGCTGCGCGGCCCGCTCGCCGATTTCGTCAAGCGTCTGCAAAACGCGCCAAAGCGGCCGGACCCGGCTGTGCTGCACCGCCGATTCGACCGCGCGGCCCAGGAGAGATTCGCCCGCCGGATGGCCGAGGTGGTCGGGTTTGACTTCGCGGCCGGTCGGCTGGATGTCTCCAAGCACCCATTCTGCTCGGGAAGCTTTCCCGGCGATATCCGATTGACGACGCGGTACTACGAGGACTTTTTCTCGCCCAGCGTCTTCGGCGTGTTGCACGAATCGGGCCACGGGCTTTACGAACAAGGCTTGCCCGTGGAACACGCCTTCACGCCGCTGGGCCAACCCGTCAGTCTCGGCATTCACGAGTCGCAATCGCGGATGTGGGAGAACTTCGTCGGCCGCAGCCGGGCATTCTGGGAGAAATTCTACCCCGAAGCACAGGCCGCGTTCGCCGATTCGCTGCGCGACGTCAGCCTGGATCAGTTTCACGCGGCGATCAACGTCGTGCAGCCGTCGTTTATCCGCGTCGAAGCCGACGAGGTGACGTACAACCTGCACATCATCGTTCGGTTCGAGATGGAGCGGGGGCTGGTCAGCGGGAAGCTCGCGGTGAAAGACGTCCCGGAAGCGTGGAACGCACGCATGAAGGAGTTCCTCGGCATCACGCCGCCTGACGATGCGCAGGGCTGCTTGCAGGACATCCACTGGTCCATGGGCGCATTCGGATACTTCCCGACCTATGCGCTGGGCAATCTCTACGCCGCGCAGCTTTTCGACGCCGCGAAGAAGGCCATCCCCGACCTGGACGGCAACATCCGCGCGGGCCGGCTGCGCCCGCTGCTCGACTGGCTGCGCGAGAACATTCATCGGCACGGCCAGCGCTATCGCGCGGCCGACCTCGTGCAGCGTGTCACCGGCAAGCCGCCGTCGATCGAGCCGTTTCTTGCGTACGTGCGTGAAAAGTTCTCCCCTGTTTATGGACTGTGA
- a CDS encoding hypothetical protein (Mycothiol maleylpyruvate isomerase N-terminal domain), whose amino-acid sequence MDLKAALLQNIDKRFQQFREAFGRFDDASAEREMVGPKWNVRDLAGHLAHWTAEGAAQIPALAAGKPMPDYDLEKVNDEVYRRNRRMSFVMLLPQMRAAEERFLAAVKTVPDALLIDSPVREWIGFTGAGHYEKHWEGLKAAVARVK is encoded by the coding sequence ATGGACCTCAAAGCCGCCCTGTTGCAGAACATCGACAAGCGATTCCAGCAATTCCGCGAAGCGTTCGGCCGGTTCGACGATGCGTCGGCCGAGCGCGAGATGGTCGGCCCGAAGTGGAACGTGCGCGACCTCGCGGGGCATCTGGCGCATTGGACGGCCGAAGGCGCGGCGCAGATTCCCGCGCTGGCGGCCGGCAAACCCATGCCCGACTACGACCTCGAAAAGGTGAACGACGAGGTGTATCGCAGGAATCGACGCATGTCGTTCGTGATGTTGCTGCCGCAGATGCGCGCGGCCGAGGAGCGGTTTCTCGCGGCGGTGAAGACCGTGCCCGACGCCCTGCTCATTGATTCGCCGGTGCGCGAGTGGATCGGATTCACCGGCGCGGGGCACTATGAGAAGCACTGGGAGGGATTGAAGGCGGCGGTGGCGAGAGTGAAGTAA
- a CDS encoding Polyketide cyclase / dehydrase and lipid transport, which yields MAATSANKKRRPMWQWILVGAGGLAGLVLLIAGVGLLLPQGHVAARRIALRQKPDAVWDVIADFEQSASWRKDLKSVTRQPNRDDRPVWTEDGSNGPMTLERVETARPTRLVTRIADESLPFGGRWIFDIEETADGCRVTITEEGEIYNPIFRCLARFVFGYTSTLESYLKSLGGKFGEDVSPAAP from the coding sequence ATGGCGGCGACGTCAGCGAACAAGAAGAGGCGTCCGATGTGGCAATGGATACTCGTTGGCGCGGGCGGGCTGGCAGGGCTGGTGCTTCTGATCGCGGGGGTCGGGTTGTTGCTGCCGCAGGGGCACGTCGCGGCTCGACGAATCGCATTGAGACAGAAGCCCGACGCCGTTTGGGACGTGATCGCGGATTTCGAGCAGTCCGCGAGCTGGCGGAAGGACCTCAAATCCGTCACGCGGCAGCCGAACCGCGACGACCGGCCCGTCTGGACGGAGGACGGTAGCAATGGGCCGATGACATTGGAACGGGTGGAAACCGCGCGACCCACGAGACTGGTGACGCGCATCGCCGACGAGAGCCTGCCGTTCGGTGGGAGATGGATTTTCGACATCGAAGAGACGGCGGACGGGTGCCGCGTGACGATCACGGAAGAAGGCGAGATTTACAATCCAATCTTCCGATGCCTGGCGCGATTCGTATTCGGCTACACGTCGACGCTGGAATCATATTTGAAGTCGCTCGGAGGCAAGTTCGGGGAGGACGTATCGCCCGCCGCGCCGTGA